The genomic DNA TCCAGCATAATACGAATATACTTAAATTTATATATTATACAATTTTATTATTTTGAGGTGTTAAAAAAATGAAGAAATTTTATATTTTTATTATGTTCTTACTATCATTTTGTGTGTTTGGTAAGGATATATGTATTGATACAAACATATTTTCTGTAGAAAAGTTAAGTATTCCCAACGGATATAATCCAATGTCTATTGTAAGGGCGAAAATGGAAGTTATTATAGAAAATGAAGACGATAATCCAGAAAATTATTTTGAATTTTCTGCAGAGAATATAGATGAGCGTATGATAGATAGAGTTCAAGTATTAACACAACATTATTATAGCGATCCACCTAGATATTATTTTAGAGATGAAAGAGGAAATTTACTAAAAGAGCTAAGATTATTAATAGATTGTTACATATACTGTGACACACGATATTTAAGAAGTAATACTTTTAGTTGTAAGTTAGGTAGAATGAATAGCGGTAATCGTATATTTGTATTATGTGATACTAAAGAATATATTCCTATCCATAATTTAAAGATAGAGGTAAAAGATAATATGGATTTAGGTCAGATATGTTCAGGTGGAATACTATCAACAGCTCCTGGCGGGACAGGAACACCTGCTAAAATAGTAGTTTCAGGACAAGAAGGTAAACATTTTGAATTAAAAATACCTCAGTCAACAACAATTACTAATACAAAGGGGAATGATACTTTAAAAGTATTATTAAATTTAAGAAATAAATATTTATTGCCTTCACATAAAGATGGAAAAG from Fusobacterium hominis includes the following:
- a CDS encoding DUF4402 domain-containing protein encodes the protein MKKFYIFIMFLLSFCVFGKDICIDTNIFSVEKLSIPNGYNPMSIVRAKMEVIIENEDDNPENYFEFSAENIDERMIDRVQVLTQHYYSDPPRYYFRDERGNLLKELRLLIDCYIYCDTRYLRSNTFSCKLGRMNSGNRIFVLCDTKEYIPIHNLKIEVKDNMDLGQICSGGILSTAPGGTGTPAKIVVSGQEGKHFELKIPQSTTITNTKGNDTLKVLLNLRNKYLLPSHKDGKEYTEFIIDGLCKTKNSSYGKYRGSFVVRVEYTDET